GAGTCCTACCACTCCTGCCAGTTCGGGTGTCCGTGCCGAGGTGGTGGAATCGGTAGACACGCCATCTTGAGGGGGTGGTGAGCGTAAGCTCGTAGGAGTTCAAATCTCCTCCTCGGCACCAGTTTTATTTGCGGAAGTAGTTCAGTGGCTAGAACGCCTCCTTGCCAAGGAGGAGGTCGCGAGTTCGAATCTCGTCTTCCGCTCCATTAATATTCTATTCGAGGAGGTCTAAATGTCACGCTTTGAACTCAAGGGTAAGGTTGCTATTGTTACCGGTGGAGGCTCCGGCATCGGCGAGTCTATCGCCAGAGAGTTCGCCAAGGTCGGTGCCAAAGTGGTGGTCACCAGCCGGAAGCAGGAGAACCTGGACAGGGTAGCCGGGGAAATAAAAGCCGCCGGTGGGGAAGCCCTGGCCATCGCCACCGACGTGCGTGTGCCGGAGCAGGTGGAAAATGTTATCAAGCAGACCGTAGATACGTTCGGCCGGCTCGATATCATGGTGAACAACGCCGGGGCGGGCTTCCCGGTCAAGATAGAGGAGCTTTCCGCCAACGGTTGGGATGTCATCATCAACATCAATCTGAAGGGCGTCTTTCTATGCTCCTCGGCCGCGGCCAGGGTGATGATTCCCCAGAAGAGCGGCAAGATTATCAACATCGCGTCTGTGGCCGGCATAAATGGTTCCCCGAGCATGTCCCACTACGGGGCAGCCAAGGCGGGCGTTATCAACTTCACCAAGAGTTGCTCGGTGGAGTGGGCACAGCACAATATCAACGTCAACTGCATTGCTCCCGGGATGATTGAGACCGAAGGCGTGCGGTCACAGCAGATACTAACCGCAGAGCGGGCCGGAGACGGTACCGCTGCTCCGGCACTCAGGCTTCCCGGTAAGGTCGAGGATATCGCCAATCTGGCCATCTTCCTCGCCTCCGAAGAGGCCGGCCATATCACCGGGGAGATGTTTGTCTGCCGCGGTGCCGGTGGGTAGGCCGGGTCGCTGGGCAGTGATGTAAACCCTAACCTGTGATATCAATACCGCCATGACCCCGGGATTGCCTGACAGTGCCGGGGTGGGCTATACTATGTTACTCTGTCGGCAGAAGAAACCAAACAAAGGAGGTGCGTAGTATGGCTACGGGCAATGGGACCCTGGCAGGGAAGGTGGTCATTATTACCGGCGGGGGTACCGGATTGGGCAAGGCAATGGCGCTCCTTATGGCCAAGGAAGGGGCCGACATCGTAGTTGCCGCCCGCCGTGTCAATGCCATCGAACAGACCGCCAGGGAAGTGAAAGACATGGGGAGAAGGGCGCTGGCAATTCCCACCGATGTCACCGACTCCCAGCAGGTCAACAGCATGGTGGAGCG
This region of Dehalococcoidales bacterium genomic DNA includes:
- a CDS encoding SDR family NAD(P)-dependent oxidoreductase, producing MSRFELKGKVAIVTGGGSGIGESIAREFAKVGAKVVVTSRKQENLDRVAGEIKAAGGEALAIATDVRVPEQVENVIKQTVDTFGRLDIMVNNAGAGFPVKIEELSANGWDVIININLKGVFLCSSAAARVMIPQKSGKIINIASVAGINGSPSMSHYGAAKAGVINFTKSCSVEWAQHNINVNCIAPGMIETEGVRSQQILTAERAGDGTAAPALRLPGKVEDIANLAIFLASEEAGHITGEMFVCRGAGG